Within the Salvia hispanica cultivar TCC Black 2014 chromosome 4, UniMelb_Shisp_WGS_1.0, whole genome shotgun sequence genome, the region tgattattcaaaatattgatgTGGTTATACTCCTGTTTCTATTCTATTCTTTGGTAAAATTAAGTACTtaacatgaaaaaatattaacaaaataaaatataaaatgtgttgacaaaaatacattatttattaatttcatataattcCACATATTCAAATGGAAATGTAtgcatattaatatatatctCATTAAACACTAATGTAAGAAGACCAGATATGAACAAGCATTAATAGCACTTACATAGATTTAATTCCttctttaatttgttgcaATCGAAGATCATCCTTTGAATAGGCTGCAAGGAACAgaaatgagtataaaaattaattaatctaaagtTGCACAAATAACATCTCACAGAATTAGTTGGTAGTACACTATCAAGTGGAAAAACTACTATTTGCCTCATATATATTAATGACAAGATAAATCTCTTTCTGCAGATCTGCTCCTAAATAGCtagtattagtagtaatattgcAGTAAGAGAAAACTACATCAGGGGCAACTAGTATTACTGGACATAAATGGAAATTGGCGCCAATCTTTGAGTTTGAAGGTTGAATCAGGTAGTGGGTGCTCCTTTTGCAGaaattccatttccatttgAGCTTCTTCCAGCTCCTACAAGAATAATAAGAAATTACTATGTGGtataatttactaaaataagcAATGGTTAGGGTTCAAAGGCTGACCATGAGCCTCTGTTCagcatcctttgagaagaagtCCAAGTACGATTTGGCAGAGGTTAAATTGCCAATAACCTGGAATTAATGAAAGATAAGTGGACGCCAAACCATAGTGAAGTGCAGTACGAACGTAAACAACAAGTCAACTTATGtttcatttgaaaatttcaatattcattatcaattatttgaaAGCTGCACAAGTTTCTTAATatgtttgaaaaaataattttagggagaaaataagaaattctgtaaaattaattttagggagaaaataagaaattctGTAGTTTCAATTAAGAGCAATTAGCAAAATGACACATAAAGTTGCAAATAATGTTCAGTTTCATGTATTTGCCTTTCAAATTGGCAAATTTGTTTTCCAGACAAAAGATTAACTTTCATATAAAGTAGTGAATCCTTGATGAATACCATAAGAATGGAATCGCGGGTAGTTAAAAAGTCAGGAAGTTGCTGCTTTGGAGGAGTTGAAGAAAGCACTTCCCTCAAGACCTACATCCAAGTAGAAAAATGAAGggaacgaaaaaaaaaatattaagtacaTTGGTAAGTTCTAACTGATAcagaattgaagaagaaacgtagaataaagaaagaagattCAGATACTGATAATTCAATTGAAGGCTATTGCATTTGGACCGTATTTTACCATCTCAAATTGTAAGCCCTGTTGGATATTATAATGCGTATCAGACTGCAATACCTGTTTAGCCTGTTCCCCGTCGCTTTTAAGACTGCATAGTGCTTCACAAGCCTTTTTCTCTAGGCTGGTGCAATACCTATCTacaattaataagaaaaatggagtACTTTTAGATATATGTCTGACAGCATTAGATTAGCTATTTTTGTTGATAAGATGTGTGAGGATTACCAATTTTAGACATTCCAAGAGCTTCAATACTTCTCCAAATACTTTCTGGAATCAGTGAAATATCTTCAGATGGacaataaagaaaaacacTGGCTATGAGCGCCAAAGAGAATTGTGTAAGTGGGCCATAACGTGTTGGTTGTGAAAGAGCCGTCAAACACTGAAGAATGTTGTCAGCAGATGCAAGAAACGATTGCAGTTTAGACCTTGCAGAAAATGGTATGAAGTTGATAAGAAGTGCAGTTGCATTTGTTCTCAGGAGCAGTGATGTATCAGAAGATGCCATCAAGGCTACGTTGTCCCATGTGGCTGCAACTAAAGAAGATAAAATCTGCTCATTAGCAGAAATGGGTGAAACAGGTGTAGCTATAACAGACTCGATTGTTGATGATAGAATTAACTTTCCACCATCAACATCCTGGCCCACAAGTCTGCCCAAGTGCTTTAGTGCAATATATCGTTGTTCCGGCTCAGGATGCACAAGCATGGCACAGAAAAGATCAACCAGAGGGACTTCATTCTGACAGACCTTATAGATACCTCTTGCTAACAACAATTGTATCAGTTTGTCAGTTAATATTCTCCAAGAGATGTTTGGAGCACTGTTAGAAAAGTTCTTAACCGCTAAGCATATGTCACTTATCACATTATCCAAACAAAAGTGCTGGGGCACTCCCAGGAGAGAGTCGAGTAACAGAGATGCGACCTCCCAACAATGCTTATCCTGAAGCAGTAAGATCTTTTTAGATAGTCCTTCAAGACTTGTCCTCCAAATATCTTGCACATCATCAAAAAGTTTGCTCGGATGGAGATCCTCTACTCCTGAAGAGACAGAAACTCTATCAGCAATCAACCATAAGCACCTTGAGTATATCAAACACTCAGCACATGTGGAGGTCAGTTTCTTGGACAGTTTATTATGTAGTCTCCAGCACTGTTCCAAGGTCGGACTGAGTTTCGAAATAATGGCCTCTATTTCTTTTGGTAATGTCTTTACTTCTTCCAAAGTCAATCGACAAACCTTTTGACTGACATCAGCAACTGGTTTATCTTGATGCTCTCCAGATACATCAGTAGGAGAGGGGGAATAGCATATATCATTGAGAAACCAGGAGGAGAACTCAGGAAAACCATTAACAAAGCTAATGCTAGCATCGGAATCTGGAGAAACTTGAAGTGGAATAATACCCCAGACTTTAGAAGTAGCAATTAGTAGGTCTCTGCAGTTCTCCATGAGAACCTGATATGCGCAAATATAATCAAGCAAAGAATTTGTTCCATCAGATGAGGCAAAATCGGCCCATAACAGGGCGGACTGTAAGAGTTCTGCTTTCCTCTGGAAGGACAAATTACCAAAAACAGAAGCTAGAACATATATTGTTAGTGCCTggcattttcctttttccacAGAAGTGCCTAGATCCTCGCCAGTAgactttataaatttaaatagctCACTGAAGCATAAAGATTCAAAATTCTGGCATGATTCATCTACTAATGAATCTTCCCCAGTAGGCACCTTATTAAGGGAGTATGCTATAATGGGCTTTAACAAATGCAATATCGATTCAAGAAATGATACGTCGCAGTATGATGTCTGACAAAGGGATACAAACACTTGCACCACTCTCGGTATCTCTGGAACCATTGCTTCCATATGCTCAACTACAATGGTTTCAAGAATGTAAAGGACAACAGCTTTTGCGTTCTTGGCAACAAAACCTTTGTAATAATCAGGCTTGTCTTTGGATAAGGCCTGGGTATTCTTACTCTGCACAAAGGGACTTAAGCATAAATCAGAAAACCAACACATTAGATCTGGCACCATATAGGTAGAAAGAAATTTCATTTGCAGGCCAACTGCCTCCAAAATAGTTTCACCAAAACCTATAAAGTCTTCCTTCAAATTAGGAAAATATTTGCTGATAACAGGATACAAGACATGAAAAGATTGCCATCTATCTTCACATCCTAGACCCTTGCTTCCATCCTCACAATTTATATCTGGGTGAATACTCAATTTCTCAATCTGCTTGCCCACATTTTTCTGATCAGCGATGTTATCAACTACAGAGAGGTCATCCGAGAATATGGATAAAAGATATGTTAACTCTGGCAAATCAGAAACTAGGAAGAGACGGTCATCAAGATATTGCTTGGAATTGCGTGCAACTGCCATCCATCCAAAATACCTAACAATCGggaaaggagaagaagaaaaggccGGTACTTTCTGCAGCCAAACCAAACTAGGAACAAGATTCGAGAACCGAAAACCATTTCTGACATTAACTGGTAGTACAGATCTTTCATCATTGCCACTTGAACCAATGACCAAGTTTTGAAGGAGAATCCAGCAGCGTTGCACCTCATGCAGCTTTATATTGGGTAACTGTGGGTCGCCTTCCTTTGATTGGTAACAAAAGGATGTCAAATGCATGTTCAAGGATTCAGCAAACTTTAATATCACATCAACCACAAACTCAGGTGCACAGAATAATCTAGTTGCAGAATGCAACAGAAAAAGAAGGCACCACATTAGAATCTCCTGCCTTGGATGCTGCTCCTGATGTGAGTCTATCTGCAAATGATGTATCAAGAAATCGCACAGTAGTGCTTGATTCTGCCTAACCAAGGTAATCGCATCTGCTGAGAGATTATCCTGCAGGAACAAATTAACAGCATCCTCGCCCCCTTCAACAGACAATCCCAAAGTTTCGCCCTCTGATGCCACTTTGCGGTACTTCCTGTCTAAGTCAGCTGCCTCAAtcaggatttcaagaacaacTCTGTCCCTTCTCCTTTCAATATCTGCAACAAGTTTCAAATCATTATCtttttgtccaaaaaattTCTCCATATCTGCTGCTCCGTGATTATTAGAATTTCCATGGTAGATATTGCTCACACTGGATAAATTGTCCTTGAGATAGACCATAAAGTAGGGATTTATATAACATTCTGCAGCAAGAAGCAAAGCATCTATGGCAACGTCATGACTCTCCTGAGTAAACTTTTTCTGGGAGATCAAGTTCAGAGCTAAACGCCTAAACTCAGAGGCCCTTAGCTCACAACCTCTATAATTTGCGAGTTGTGAATAATCAGCCAGCAAATTACTGAATTCAATACCCTGGTCAGCATCAAGTGCAGCATCATTTCGAAACTGGTTGACTGAATTTTTAAGACTGGCGTTGTTGACCTCTAAACTTACATTCAGATGGTTAGAAtctgaaatatttttgtcTGTGCTGGATGGAACATGAATGAGGGACATTCTATTCAGTTCTGGTGGAGCAAAGAGAAGATTGACATCCTCCAATACATCCACTTTCCCGGTAATGTCAGTAATATCGACCTTTGTATCAGTAGTCTCTTGGCTATTTGACCGAGAAGAGATTACCCCATGATGAGAAGAAAGAGGTAGAGAAGCTAATGACTGTGGCTCCACCTTCCCAGGAGAAGGGAACTTGCGATTGTCAATATCAGGAGGTAACTGCATCTGAGGATCCAAAACTGATAGAAGTACACTGCACACAGAGCACCTCAAGGTGTTATCAATGTTTAATTGCAGAAAGAGATCAGTAGCAGAAAGGCGGAGCATGAGTAATACCATAAACATCCAAGTTTCACAAAACAAAGGCTTagcataaaatatacttatgACTTACTAAactacagcaatattatagtAGAAGATGCTATAATCCTCATGTGAATTACGAGCAACACTAATGAGCTTATCTCAGTGAACATCACAAGCAAGGAAAACTTATAGTCCCTTGA harbors:
- the LOC125221818 gene encoding uncharacterized protein LOC125221818 isoform X3 → MEVELEPRVKPLVYKVKAMSRESPAQKAAHLLDTDLRNHWSTATNTKEWILLELDEPCLLSHIRIYNKSVLEWEISAGLRYKPETFVKVRPRCEAPRRDMMYPMNYTPCRFVRISCMRGNPIALFFVQLIGISVPGLEPEFQPVANYLLPYIISHKQDAVDMHLQLLQDVTSRLARFLPHLEADLNSFAEAAEPTMRFLAMLAGPFYPILRISSERENARLAPNFPDHEASKTNMSSTALTVSSNFEPRRSRTTLSASLPISMHLVFRADAVLLLLRKAYKDLNLGNVCRTVSRILLKFMEPILMHELSASGLASEITSSVHDESPKSDHRDPISLPDYSNLFGEEFQIPFDSWDLTYLNVLDSAAVEEGLMHVLYASTSQPSHCSKLAENTSDLWLALPLIQALLPALRPNSSSPYQIDDKFSLWKQPFVQNALSQIVATSSSAIYCPLLRACAGYLASFSPSHAKAACVLIDLCCGVLAPWTAQVIAKVDLTIELLEDLLGVIQGTHVSFSRGRAALKYIVLMLSGNMDDIMAKYKEAKYQLLFLVEMLEPYLDPSLTPLKGMIAFGNVSSIFSENQEKNCATAINVIRTAVRKSAVLPSLEAEWRRVSVAPSVLLSVLDPQMQLPPDIDNRKFPSPGKVEPQSLASLPLSSHHGVISSRSNSQETTDTKVDITDITGKVDVLEDVNLLFAPPELNRMSLIHVPSSTDKNISDSNHLNVSLEVNNASLKNSVNQFRNDAALDADQGIEFSNLLADYSQLANYRGCELRASEFRRLALNLISQKKFTQESHDVAIDALLLAAECYINPYFMVYLKDNLSSVSNIYHGNSNNHGAADMEKFFGQKDNDLKLVADIERRRDRVVLEILIEAADLDRKYRKVASEGETLGLSVEGGEDAVNLFLQDNLSADAITLVRQNQALLCDFLIHHLQIDSHQEQHPRQEILMWCLLFLLHSATRLFCAPEFVVDVILKFAESLNMHLTSFCYQSKEGDPQLPNIKLHEVQRCWILLQNLVIGSSGNDERSVLPVNVRNGFRFSNLVPSLVWLQKVPAFSSSPFPIVRYFGWMAVARNSKQYLDDRLFLVSDLPELTYLLSIFSDDLSVVDNIADQKNVGKQIEKLSIHPDINCEDGSKGLGCEDRWQSFHVLYPVISKYFPNLKEDFIGFGETILEAVGLQMKFLSTYMVPDLMCWFSDLCLSPFVQSKNTQALSKDKPDYYKGFVAKNAKAVVLYILETIVVEHMEAMVPEIPRVVQVFVSLCQTSYCDVSFLESILHLLKPIIAYSLNKVPTGEDSLVDESCQNFESLCFSELFKFIKSTGEDLGTSVEKGKCQALTIYVLASVFGNLSFQRKAELLQSALLWADFASSDGTNSLLDYICAYQVLMENCRDLLIATSKVWGIIPLQVSPDSDASISFVNGFPEFSSWFLNDICYSPSPTDVSGEHQDKPVADVSQKVCRLTLEEVKTLPKEIEAIISKLSPTLEQCWRLHNKLSKKLTSTCAECLIYSRCLWLIADRVSVSSGVEDLHPSKLFDDVQDIWRTSLEGLSKKILLLQDKHCWEVASLLLDSLLGVPQHFCLDNVISDICLAVKNFSNSAPNISWRILTDKLIQLLLARGIYKVCQNEVPLVDLFCAMLVHPEPEQRYIALKHLGRLVGQDVDGGKLILSSTIESVIATPVSPISANEQILSSLVAATWDNVALMASSDTSLLLRTNATALLINFIPFSARSKLQSFLASADNILQCLTALSQPTRYGPLTQFSLALIASVFLYCPSEDISLIPESIWRSIEALGMSKIDRYCTSLEKKACEALCSLKSDGEQAKQVLREVLSSTPPKQQLPDFLTTRDSILMVIGNLTSAKSYLDFFSKDAEQRLMELEEAQMEMEFLQKEHPLPDSTFKLKDWRQFPFMSTYSKDDLRLQQIKEGIKSIEKAKLRDEIVARRQQKLLLRRARQQFLEEATLREAELIQKLDRERAEEVEKELERQQLLELERAKTRELRNNLEMEKEKQAQRDLQRELEQIESGVRPSRREFSSSSQTRYREREASRDGGEGSLRASSRGADATTTTALPGRGSFLGQLPTILQSRERTDECGSSYEENFDGSKDSGDTGSVGDPDMEGQPISFGSSQRHGSRGSKSRQIIDRKERDGRREGKWERKH
- the LOC125221818 gene encoding uncharacterized protein LOC125221818 isoform X2 codes for the protein MEVELEPRVKPLVYKVKAMSRESPAQKAAHLLDTDLRNHWSTATNTKEWILLELDEPCLLSHIRIYNKSVLEWEISAGLRYKPETFVKVRPRCEAPRRDMMYPMNYTPCRFVRISCMRGNPIALFFVQLIGISVPGLEPEFQPVANYLLPYIISHKQDAVDMHLQLLQDVTSRLARFLPHLEADLNSFAEAAEPTMRFLAMLAGPFYPILRISSERENARLAPNFPDHEASKTNMSSTALTVSSNFEPRRSRTTLSASLPISMHLVFRADAVLLLLRKAYKDLNLGNVCRTVSRILLKFMEPILMHELSASGLASEITSSVHDESPKSDHRDPISLPDYSNLFGEEFQIPFDSWDLTYLNVLDSAAVEEGLMHVLYASTSQPSHCSKLAENTSDLWLALPLIQALLPALRPNSSSPYQIDDKFSLWKQPFVQNALSQIVATSSSAIYCPLLRACAGYLASFSPSHAKAACVLIDLCCGVLAPWTAQVIAKVDLTIELLEDLLGVIQGTHVSFSRGRAALKYIVLMLSGNMDDIMAKYKEAKYQLLFLVEMLEPYLDPSLTPLKGMIAFGNVSSIFSENQEKNCATAINVIRTAVRKSAVLPSLEAEWRRVSVAPSVLLSVLDPQMQLPPDIDNRKFPSPGKVEPQSLASLPLSSHHGVISSRSNSQETTDTKVDITDITGKVDVLEDVNLLFAPPELNRMSLIHVPSSTDKNISDSNHLNVSLEVNNASLKNSVNQFRNDAALDADQGIEFSNLLADYSQLANYRGCELRASEFRRLALNLISQKKFTQESHDVAIDALLLAAECYINPYFMVYLKDNLSSVSNIYHGNSNNHGAADMEKFFGQKDNDLKLVADIERRRDRVVLEILIEAADLDRKYRKVASEGETLGLSVEGGEDAVNLFLQDNLSADAITLVRQNQALLCDFLIHHLQIDSHQEQHPRQEILMWCLLFLLHSATRLFCAPEFVVDVILKFAESLNMHLTSFCYQSKEGDPQLPNIKLHEVQRCWILLQNLVIGSSGNDERSVLPVNVRNGFRFSNLVPSLVWLQKVPAFSSSPFPIVRYFGWMAVARNSKQYLDDRLFLVSDLPELTYLLSIFSDDLSVVDNIADQKNVGKQIEKLSIHPDINCEDGSKGLGCEDRWQSFHVLYPVISKYFPNLKEDFIGFGETILEAVGLQMKFLSTYMVPDLMCWFSDLCLSPFVQSKNTQALSKDKPDYYKGFVAKNAKAVVLYILETIVVEHMEAMVPEIPRVVQVFVSLCQTSYCDVSFLESILHLLKPIIAYSLNKVPTGEDSLVDESCQNFESLCFSELFKFIKSTGEDLGTSVEKGKCQALTIYVLASVFGNLSFQRKAELLQSALLWADFASSDGTNSLLDYICAYQVLMENCRDLLIATSKVWGIIPLQVSPDSDASISFVNGFPEFSSWFLNDICYSPSPTDVSGEHQDKPVADVSQKVCRLTLEEVKTLPKEIEAIISKLSPTLEQCWRLHNKLSKKLTSTCAECLIYSRCLWLIADRVSVSSGVEDLHPSKLFDDVQDIWRTSLEGLSKKILLLQDKHCWEVASLLLDSLLGVPQHFCLDNVISDICLAVKNFSNSAPNISWRILTDKLIQLLLARGIYKVCQNEVPLVDLFCAMLVHPEPEQRYIALKHLGRLVGQDVDGGKLILSSTIESVIATPVSPISANEQILSSLVAATWDNVALMASSDTSLLLRTNATALLINFIPFSARSKLQSFLASADNILQCLTALSQPTRYGPLTQFSLALIASVFLYCPSEDISLIPESIWRSIEALGMSKIDRYCTSLEKKACEALCSLKSDGEQAKQVLREVLSSTPPKQQLPDFLTTRDSILMVIGNLTSAKSYLDFFSKDAEQRLMELEEAQMEMEFLQKEHPLPDSTFKLKDWRQFPFMSTYSKDDLRLQQIKEGIKSIEKAKLRDEIVARRQQKLLLRRARQQFLEEATLREAELIQKLDRERAEEVEKELERQQLLELERAKTRELRNNLEMEKEKQAQRDLQRELEQIESGVRPSRREFSSSSQTRTRDRYREREASRDGGEGSLRASSRGADATTTTALPGRGSFLGQLPTILQSRERTDECGSSYEENFDGSKDSGDTGSVGDPDMEGQPISFGSSQRHGSRGSKSRQIIDRKERDGRREGKWERKH
- the LOC125221818 gene encoding uncharacterized protein LOC125221818 isoform X1; translation: MEVELEPRVKPLVYKVKAMSRESPAQKAAHLLDTDLRNHWSTATNTKEWILLELDEPCLLSHIRIYNKSVLEWEISAGLRYKPETFVKVRPRCEAPRRDMMYPMNYTPCRFVRISCMRGNPIALFFVQLIGISVPGLEPEFQPVANYLLPYIISHKQDAVDMHLQLLQDVTSRLARFLPHLEADLNSFAEAAEPTMRFLAMLAGPFYPILRISSERENARLAPNFPDHEASKTNMSSTALTVSSNFEPRRSRTTLSASLPISMHLVFRADAVLLLLRKAYKDLNLGNVCRTVSRILLKFMEPILMHELSASGLASEITSSVHDESPKSDHRDPISLPDYSNLFGEEFQIPFDSWDLTYLNVLDSAAVEEGLMHVLYASTSQPSHCSKLAENTSDLWLALPLIQALLPALRPNSSSPYQIDDKFSLWKQPFVQNALSQIVATSSSAIYCPLLRACAGYLASFSPSHAKAACVLIDLCCGVLAPWTAQVIAKVDLTIELLEDLLGVIQGTHVSFSRGRAALKYIVLMLSGNMDDIMAKYKEAKYQLLFLVEMLEPYLDPSLTPLKGMIAFGNVSSIFSENQEKNCATAINVIRTAVRKSAVLPSLEAEWRRVSVAPSVLLSVLDPQMQLPPDIDNRKFPSPGKVEPQSLASLPLSSHHGVISSRSNSQETTDTKVDITDITGKVDVLEDVNLLFAPPELNRMSLIHVPSSTDKNISDSNHLNVSLEVNNASLKNSVNQFRNDAALDADQGIEFSNLLADYSQLANYRGCELRASEFRRLALNLISQKKFTQESHDVAIDALLLAAECYINPYFMVYLKDNLSSVSNIYHGNSNNHGAADMEKFFGQKDNDLKLVADIERRRDRVVLEILIEAADLDRKYRKVASEGETLGLSVEGGEDAVNLFLQDNLSADAITLVRQNQALLCDFLIHHLQIDSHQEQHPRQEILMWCLLFLLHSATRLFCAPEFVVDVILKFAESLNMHLTSFCYQSKEGDPQLPNIKLHEVQRCWILLQNLVIGSSGNDERSVLPVNVRNGFRFSNLVPSLVWLQKVPAFSSSPFPIVRYFGWMAVARNSKQYLDDRLFLVSDLPELTYLLSIFSDDLSVVDNIADQKNVGKQIEKLSIHPDINCEDGSKGLGCEDRWQSFHVLYPVISKYFPNLKEDFIGFGETILEAVGLQMKFLSTYMVPDLMCWFSDLCLSPFVQSKNTQALSKDKPDYYKGFVAKNAKAVVLYILETIVVEHMEAMVPEIPRVVQVFVSLCQTSYCDVSFLESILHLLKPIIAYSLNKVPTGEDSLVDESCQNFESLCFSELFKFIKSTGEDLGTSVEKGKCQALTIYVLASVFGNLSFQRKAELLQSALLWADFASSDGTNSLLDYICAYQVLMENCRDLLIATSKVWGIIPLQVSPDSDASISFVNGFPEFSSWFLNDICYSPSPTDVSGEHQDKPVADVSQKVCRLTLEEVKTLPKEIEAIISKLSPTLEQCWRLHNKLSKKLTSTCAECLIYSRCLWLIADRVSVSSGVEDLHPSKLFDDVQDIWRTSLEGLSKKILLLQDKHCWEVASLLLDSLLGVPQHFCLDNVISDICLAVKNFSNSAPNISWRILTDKLIQLLLARGIYKVCQNEVPLVDLFCAMLVHPEPEQRYIALKHLGRLVGQDVDGGKLILSSTIESVIATPVSPISANEQILSSLVAATWDNVALMASSDTSLLLRTNATALLINFIPFSARSKLQSFLASADNILQCLTALSQPTRYGPLTQFSLALIASVFLYCPSEDISLIPESIWRSIEALGMSKIDRYCTSLEKKACEALCSLKSDGEQAKQVLREVLSSTPPKQQLPDFLTTRDSILMVIGNLTSAKSYLDFFSKDAEQRLMELEEAQMEMEFLQKEHPLPDSTFKLKDWRQFPFMSTYSKDDLRLQQIKEGIKSIEKAKLRDEIVARRQQKLLLRRARQQFLEEATLREAELIQKLDRERAEEVEKELERQQLLELERAKTRELRNNLEMEKEKQAQRDLQRELEQIESGVRPSRREFSSSSQTSRTRDRYREREASRDGGEGSLRASSRGADATTTTALPGRGSFLGQLPTILQSRERTDECGSSYEENFDGSKDSGDTGSVGDPDMEGQPISFGSSQRHGSRGSKSRQIIDRKERDGRREGKWERKH